The following is a genomic window from Balneolales bacterium ANBcel1.
TGAGCCAAAGATGCCGCCGGATGTCGGGTGGAGTGAAGCAGCCTACAGCTCTTTCAGCGCCTGCAGCAGCCGGGAGAGAGATGCCTTGGCATCACCGAAGAACATATAGCTGTTTTCGCCATAGAAGAGCTGGTTGTCGATTCCTGCAAAGCCGGGGTTCAGGCTTCGCTTGAAAACGACGACCGATCGAGCCTCGTCCACATTCAGAATTGGCATGCCGTAAATCGGACTCCCGGAGTTGTTGCGGGCATCGGGATTCACTACATCATTGGCCCCGATCACAAGTACCACATCCGTTTTTTGAAACTCCTTGTTGATTTCATCCATGTCAAACAGCTGGGGGTAAGGCACATTGGCTTCCGCCAGCAATACGTTCATGTGACCGGGCATGCGGCCGGCAACCGGATGAATTCCGTAGCGGATATCCACGCCTTTTGATTCCAGCACATCGGCGACTTCCCGGATGACATGCTGCGCCTGGGCGACCGCGAGTCCGTAGCCGGGCACAATGACCACCCGTTTGGCATAAGCGGTCATCACCGAAAGGTCTTCGGCGGTAACTTCCTTGACGGATTTGCCAGTCCCGTTGCTGCTTCCGGTCCCGCCGCTGGCATCAGATCCGAAGGCCCCGAAAAGAACGTTTACCAGAGGCCGGTTCATGGCTTTGCACATGATCATGGTGAGGATGAATCCGGCAGCGCCCACCAGTGTTCCACTCACAATCAGCAGGTTGTTGTTCAGGACGAATCCGGTGGCGGACGCGGCCAGACCGGTCAGGGAGTTGAGAAGCGAGATGACCACAGGCATATCGGCGCCTCCGATCGGAAGCACCATGAGAATTCCCAGCAGCAGGGCGATACCGGCGATCACAAGGAAATACGTCGTATTGTCGGCGTCCAGGACAAACAGCACGGCGCACACCAGCACGCCCGCGAAAATAACGGAGTTGACCACCTTGTATCCGGCATAAACCAGCGGACTTCCGCCAATAAGCCCCTTTAGCTTACCGAACGCGATCAGGCTGCCGGTGAACGTGAGTGACCCGATAAACAGGGAAATGACCATCGTCACCAGTTCGTAACCGACAAAGGGGCTTTCGACCATGGAAAGCCGGAAATATTCGCCGCTGGCGACCATCGCGGAGGCGGCGCCTCCAAACCCGTTGAACAGGGATACCAGTTCGGGCATCGAGGTCATTTTAACTCTGCGGGCAAGTACGGCTCCTATCACGGATCCGATCACAATACCGGCCACAATGAATTGGAAGGAGACGATCTCCCGGTCAAAGAGGGTAACGGCCACGCCGATGAACATACCCAGCGAGGCGAGCAGGTTTCCGGAGCGGGCGGTAGCCGGCGAGCTCAGGCGCTTCACACCCAGGATGAACAGCACCGAGGCAAGCAGGTAGGCCAGCTGAATGGTATTCGGGATATAGCCGGAGAGGGCTTCAGGTACCAGTGGATTCATTGTTCATCCCCCTTCTTTTTAAACATTTCCAGCATGCGGTCGGTGACCATGAACCCGCCGACAACGTTAATGGTGGCAAAGATGATGGCCAGAAAGCCGATATAGCAGGTGATGTTGCAGACAACATGGCTGGCAACCAGCAACGCTCCGACCAGTGTGATGCCGGAGATGGCATTGGCCCCGGACATCAACGGCGTGTGCAGGGTCGGAGGCACCTTGGAGATCACCTCGAAACCGACGAAAGCCGCCAGTATAAAGATGAAGAGGTTTACAATGAGTGTTTCCATGAAGGTTTGTGATGTTTTGTGATATATCCCAATGCGGTTGTAACCGGAATCCGCCTGCTGTCGATGGCTGCGGTGAAAAACCTGAAAACGTCCACAGTTTGTGGCGGAAAGTGAATCCCCAGATCCCCAGGGAGACGGGGTTCGCTATACAAGCAGAGAGCTGACTACCTTGCCCTGATGGGTGATGGTCGCCTGACCGGTGATTTCGTCATCGAAGTCCAGATGGAGCTCGCCGTCTTTTACAAGATGCATGAGAAGCGCCTGGATGGTTTTGGCGTAGAGCTGTGAGGCGTGAATGGGCATGGCCGCGGGGAGGTTCAGCGGTCCCCGAATAATCACCCCGTTGTCGGAAAAGAAGTCTTCGCCGGGCCTGGTGATTTCACAGTTCCCCCCCTGCTCCGCCGCAAGATCTACGATGACGGCACCGGGCTGCATGTCCGCTACCATCTCGGCTGTGATGAGCGTTGGTGCAGGCTTGCCCGGAACAAGGGCAGTGGTAATGACCAGGTCGGTTTTTTGGATATGCTTGTGGAGCATTTCCCGCTGCTTATTCT
Proteins encoded in this region:
- a CDS encoding NAD(P) transhydrogenase subunit alpha; the encoded protein is METLIVNLFIFILAAFVGFEVISKVPPTLHTPLMSGANAISGITLVGALLVASHVVCNITCYIGFLAIIFATINVVGGFMVTDRMLEMFKKKGDEQ
- a CDS encoding NAD(P)(+) transhydrogenase (Re/Si-specific) subunit beta, which encodes MNPLVPEALSGYIPNTIQLAYLLASVLFILGVKRLSSPATARSGNLLASLGMFIGVAVTLFDREIVSFQFIVAGIVIGSVIGAVLARRVKMTSMPELVSLFNGFGGAASAMVASGEYFRLSMVESPFVGYELVTMVISLFIGSLTFTGSLIAFGKLKGLIGGSPLVYAGYKVVNSVIFAGVLVCAVLFVLDADNTTYFLVIAGIALLLGILMVLPIGGADMPVVISLLNSLTGLAASATGFVLNNNLLIVSGTLVGAAGFILTMIMCKAMNRPLVNVLFGAFGSDASGGTGSSNGTGKSVKEVTAEDLSVMTAYAKRVVIVPGYGLAVAQAQHVIREVADVLESKGVDIRYGIHPVAGRMPGHMNVLLAEANVPYPQLFDMDEINKEFQKTDVVLVIGANDVVNPDARNNSGSPIYGMPILNVDEARSVVVFKRSLNPGFAGIDNQLFYGENSYMFFGDAKASLSRLLQALKEL